From Oryctolagus cuniculus chromosome 17, mOryCun1.1, whole genome shotgun sequence, a single genomic window includes:
- the MRPL27 gene encoding large ribosomal subunit protein bL27m isoform X2 has protein sequence MFTALLSPSPAAALAVRYASKKTGGSSKNLGGKAPGKRFGIKKLEGHYVHAGNILGTQRQFRWHPGAHVGLGKKKCLYALEEGIVRYTKEVYVPNPSNSEAVDLVTRLPRGAVLYKTFVHVVPAKPEGTFKLVAML, from the exons ATGT TTACAGCCCTGCTGAGCCCCTCCCCGGCTGCCGCGCTCGCTGTCAGATACGCATCCAAGAAGACAGGCGGCAGCTCTAAAAACCTCGGTGGCAAGGCCCCAGGCAAGCGCTTTGGCATCAAGAAGCTTGAAG GTCACTACGTGCATGCTGGCAACATCCTTGGGACTCAGCGCCAGTTCCGCTGGCACCCAGGCGCCCAC gtggggctggggaagaAGAAGTGCCTGTACGCGTTGGAGGAAGGGATAGTCCGCTACACCAAGGAGGTCTACGTGCCCAACCCCAGCAACTCGGAGGCCGTGGATCTGGTCACCAGGCTGCCCAGGGGGGCTGTGCTCTATAAGACTTTTGTCCATGTGGTTCCTGCCAAGCCCGAGGGCACCTTTAAACTGGTAGCCATGCTCTGA
- the MRPL27 gene encoding large ribosomal subunit protein bL27m isoform X1: MASAALALRTRAAVTALLSPSPAAALAVRYASKKTGGSSKNLGGKAPGKRFGIKKLEGHYVHAGNILGTQRQFRWHPGAHVGLGKKKCLYALEEGIVRYTKEVYVPNPSNSEAVDLVTRLPRGAVLYKTFVHVVPAKPEGTFKLVAML; this comes from the exons ATGGCGTcggcggcgctggccctgaggaCGCGGGCGGCCG TTACAGCCCTGCTGAGCCCCTCCCCGGCTGCCGCGCTCGCTGTCAGATACGCATCCAAGAAGACAGGCGGCAGCTCTAAAAACCTCGGTGGCAAGGCCCCAGGCAAGCGCTTTGGCATCAAGAAGCTTGAAG GTCACTACGTGCATGCTGGCAACATCCTTGGGACTCAGCGCCAGTTCCGCTGGCACCCAGGCGCCCAC gtggggctggggaagaAGAAGTGCCTGTACGCGTTGGAGGAAGGGATAGTCCGCTACACCAAGGAGGTCTACGTGCCCAACCCCAGCAACTCGGAGGCCGTGGATCTGGTCACCAGGCTGCCCAGGGGGGCTGTGCTCTATAAGACTTTTGTCCATGTGGTTCCTGCCAAGCCCGAGGGCACCTTTAAACTGGTAGCCATGCTCTGA